One genomic region from Salvia hispanica cultivar TCC Black 2014 chromosome 2, UniMelb_Shisp_WGS_1.0, whole genome shotgun sequence encodes:
- the LOC125205171 gene encoding probable metal-nicotianamine transporter YSL7, whose product MMSEKAENMVREEGEGFEEDGETEEAALERAFDEIEVPPWQKQITIRAMVTSLILSAVFNVIVCKLNLSTGVIPSLNVAAGLLGFAAVKAWTVMIQKCGLLKQPFTRQENTVIQTCVVASSGIAFSSGTASYLLGMSPLTASQADSGNTPINVKTLSLGWITGFLFLVSFVGLFSIVPLRRLMILKYKLTYPSGTATAYLINSFHTPKGAKLAKKQVWVLFKSFVGSFTWAFFQWFFTAADNCGFSSFPTFGLKAFSQRFYFDFSATYVGVGMICPYMVNVSLLIGAIISWGLMWPAIESKKGIWFRADLPGSSLHGIQGYRVFLAIATILGDGLFQVVYMVTLTVKSFVQQSLHKNDNINLDEGDVVEDYNEKKRTAYFLKDQIPNTTAIGGYIVLALISTFVVPQIFHQIKWYQILVAYIIAPVLAFCNAYGCGLSDWSLASNYGKIAILVFSSWVGLEHGGVLAGLASCGVMMSIVSTASDLMQDFKTGYLTLSSPRSMFVSQVIGTAMGCVLSPLVFWFFYKAYSVGDPNGAYPAPYALLYRGIALLGVEGFSALPHNCLMLAIVCFLVSVAINVLTVVLKRYETKYRIYRFIPSPMCMAIPFYLGGYFAIDMCIGSVLLFAWQLKNKKQADELSPAVASGLICGDSLWGVPAAILALAGVSPPICMKFLSASANKRVDAMLGA is encoded by the exons ATGATGAGTGAAAAGGCAGAGAACATGGTGAGAGAAGAGGGAGAGGGCTTTGAGGAGGACGGCGAGACTGAGGAGGCGGCGTTGGAGAGGGCTTTCGACGAAATAGAGGTGCCGCCGTGGCAGAAGCAGATCACGATTAGGGCGATGGTTACCAGTTTGATTTTGAGCGCCGTCTTCAATGTCATAGTCTGCAAGCTGAATCTGTCCACCGGTGTGATTCCGTCGCTCAACGTGGCGGCGGGGCTTCTAGGTTTCGCCGCCGTCAAGGCGTGGACGGTTATGATCCAAAAGTGTGGCCTCCTCAAGCAGCCTTTCACCAGGCAGGAGAATACTGTTATACAGACTTGCGTTGTCGCCTCTTCCGGCATTGCTTTTAGCA GTGGGACAGCAAGTTATCTACTGGGTATGAGTCCATTAACAGCATCGCAAGCTGATTCAGGGAATACTCCGATCAACGTGAAGACACTCTCTCTTGGATGGATTACTGGGTTCCTTTTTCTTGTCAGCTTCGTAGGCCTTTTCTCGATTGTGCCCCTAAGAAGG CTGATGATCTTGAAGTATAAATTGACATATCCAAGTGGGACTGCCACAGCCTACCTTATCAACAGTTTCCACACTCCCAAAGGAGCAAAGCTAGCTAA GAAGCAAGTGTGGGTGCTTTTCAAATCTTTTGTTGGTAGCTTTACATGGGCTTTCTTCCAGTGGTTCTTCACTGCTGCTGATAACTGTGGTTTTAGTAGCTTCCCCACTTTCGGCCTTAAAGCCTTTAGCCAAAG GTTCTACTTTGATTTTTCGGCTACATATGTGGGAGTTGGAATGATATGCCCTTACATGGTTAATGTTTCATTATTGATTGGAGCAATCATCTCTTGGGGCCTTATGTGGCCGGCGATTGAGTCCAAGAAAGGCATCTGGTTCCGCGCAGACTTGCCTGGGAGCAGCCTTCATGGAATCCAAGGATACAGAGTGTTTCTTGCCATTGCAACCATACTTGGCGACGGCCTATTCCAAGTGGTATACATGGTTACACTCACAGTCAAGAGCTTCGTACAACAGAGCTTGCACAAGAATGACAACATTAATCTTGATGAGGGAGATGTAGTGGAAGACTACAACGAGAAAAAGAGAACCGCATACTTCTTGAAGGATCAAATTCCCAACACAACAGCCATAGGTGGATACATTGTTCTGGCTCTCATCTCAACATTTGTAGTGCCGCAGATCTTCCATCAGATCAAGTGGTACCAAATTCTAGTAGCCTACATAATAGCTCCGGTTCTCGCCTTCTGCAATGCCTATGGCTGTGGCCTCTCTGATTGGTCCCTGGCCTCCAACTATGGCAAGATAGCCATCCTGGTGTTTAGCTCATGGGTGGGGCTAGAGCATGGCGGGGTTCTTGCAGGGCTTGCCTCATGTGGTGTGATGATGAGCATTGTGTCGACAGCCTCTGATCTGATGCAGGATTTCAAGACAGGGTACCTCACCCTATCCTCCCCTCGCTCAATGTTCGTCAGCCAAGTCATTGGCACTGCAATGGGGTGTGTCCTATCTCCTCTGGTGTTCTGGTTCTTCTATAAGGCCTACAGCGTAGGTGACCCCAACGGTGCGTACCCAGCCCCCTACGCCTTGTTGTACCGTGGCATTGCACTCTTGGGAGTGGAGGGCTTCTCGGCACTTCCCCACAACTGCTTGATGCTTGCAATCGTGTGCTTCCTGGTGTCTGTGGCCATCAATGTGCTCACTGTGGTGTTGAAAAGGTATGAGACCAAGTACAGGATCTACAGGTTTATCCCTAGCCCCATGTGCATGGCTATTCCATTCTATCTTGGAGGCTACTTCGCCATTGACATGTGCATTGGGAGTGTCCTTTTGTTCGCGTGGcaattgaagaacaagaagCAGGCGGATGAGCTGTCGCCTGCTGTCGCATCGGGGCTCATCTGTGGTGACTCTCTGTGGGGAGTTCCAGCGGCGATATTGGCTCTGGCCGGAGTGAGTCCTCCAATCTGCATGAAGTTTTTGTCTGCCTCGGCGAACAAGCGTGTTGATGCTATGCTTGGCGCCTAA
- the LOC125206365 gene encoding probable metal-nicotianamine transporter YSL5 has protein sequence MRKSEVEDGEGGLGEDDPAAMEKAFEEMRVPPWLDQITFRAMFTSLVLSIVFNVIVCKLNLSTGVIPSLNVAAGLLGFAAVKAWTVMIEKCGLLKQPFTRQENTVIQTCVVASSGIAFSSKCKCISICMQNINFIS, from the coding sequence ATGAGGAAAAGTGAGGTGGAAGACGGTGAGGGAGGCCTCGGCGAGGATGACCCGGCGGCGATGGAGAAAGCTTTCGAGGAGATGCGTGTGCCGCCATGGCTGGATCAGATCACCTTCAGAGCGATGTTCACTAGTCTCGTTTTGAGCATTGTGTTCAATGTCATAGTTTGCAAGCTCAATCTCTCCACCGGTGTTATTCCGTCGTTGAACGTCGCGGCAGGGCTTCTCGGCTTCGCCGCCGTCAAGGCGTGGACAGTGATGATCGAGAAGTGCGGCCTTCTCAAGCAGCCCTTCACCAGGCAGGAGAATACTGTGATTCAAACCTGCGTCGTCGCCTCTTCCGGCATTGCTTTTAGCAGTAAGTGCAAGTGCATCTCTATCTGTATGCAGAATATCAATTTCATCAGTTAA